From the Candidatus Nanoarchaeia archaeon genome, one window contains:
- a CDS encoding Yip1 family protein produces the protein MNPFQTAIAIISKPNAFLPKLRKEKGIQDAFLYFLLFAAIAVVFSAGVIMRQAIPSPFPLFFGLLFGFGISIAGIFISTGIIHLMFLLVRGKGAYEKTFQAAVYAKTPSMLLAPFQGVYYAIFGTGLLQILASLIVGIPVLIYQIHIALLFFAEVHKVTKMRSFVAAYVLPVLLAVSIALGIGIFAALIFLRSGGMLESWP, from the coding sequence ATGAACCCGTTCCAGACAGCGATTGCGATCATTTCGAAGCCGAATGCGTTTCTGCCGAAGCTGAGGAAAGAGAAAGGCATCCAGGACGCGTTCCTCTACTTTCTGCTGTTTGCCGCAATTGCAGTGGTGTTTTCTGCAGGCGTGATTATGCGGCAGGCGATACCTTCACCATTCCCTCTGTTCTTTGGGCTCCTCTTTGGATTTGGGATTTCCATCGCCGGAATCTTCATAAGCACTGGCATCATTCACCTGATGTTCCTCCTGGTCAGGGGAAAGGGGGCGTATGAAAAAACATTCCAGGCAGCAGTCTATGCAAAGACACCTTCGATGCTTCTTGCGCCATTCCAGGGAGTCTATTACGCCATCTTCGGGACAGGCTTGCTTCAGATCCTGGCAAGCCTGATTGTAGGGATTCCTGTCCTGATTTACCAGATCCACATAGCACTGCTCTTCTTTGCTGAGGTGCATAAGGTAACAAAGATGAGGTCGTTTGTGGCGGCATATGTGCTGCCGGTTTTGCTTGCCGTGAGCATTGCATTGGGTATCGGGATTTTTGCTGCATTAATTTTTCTGCGGAGTGGAGGAATGTTGGAATCTTGGCCTTAG
- a CDS encoding YbjQ family protein: MIVVTTEAVEGKIIKQCLGMVRGSTIRSRWLGRDIMAGLKTLVGGEIKSYTDMMNKARDEAQARMEEEAKKLGADAIVAVRFSTANVMQGAAEILAYGTAVKLR; the protein is encoded by the coding sequence ATGATTGTTGTCACGACCGAAGCGGTTGAAGGAAAGATCATCAAGCAATGTTTGGGAATGGTCCGCGGCAGCACCATCAGGTCACGATGGCTTGGCAGGGATATCATGGCAGGCCTGAAGACACTGGTCGGCGGAGAGATCAAGAGCTATACTGATATGATGAACAAGGCAAGGGATGAGGCTCAGGCAAGAATGGAAGAAGAAGCAAAAAAGCTCGGGGCTGATGCAATCGTAGCTGTCCGCTTTTCAACTGCAAATGTCATGCAGGGAGCTGCTGAAATCCTGGCATACGGGACTGCGGTGAAGCTGAGGTAA
- a CDS encoding slipin family protein produces the protein MALLFGINTLVFIGIVAVLSGLKVVKQYERGVKFTLGKFTGMMEPGLRIVIPIIQTWERIDIRVKTIDVPSQEAVSKDNVSLKVNAVLYYRVGDAKKAVIEVEQFNYAVSQLSQTTMRNIIGEFELDEILQKREEISKKIQSIVDKDTDPWGIVVTKIELKDIELPDTMKRAMARQAESERDRRARVILAAGEKQASTLLFEAGKVIGKEPAALQLRLFQTLSDIAVEKNSTIIVPFPSELMDLITKKSK, from the coding sequence ATGGCGCTTCTCTTTGGGATCAACACACTGGTTTTCATAGGTATTGTAGCGGTCCTTTCTGGACTAAAAGTGGTGAAGCAGTATGAGAGGGGCGTCAAATTTACATTAGGGAAATTCACAGGCATGATGGAGCCTGGATTAAGGATTGTTATTCCAATTATCCAGACCTGGGAGCGGATTGACATCAGGGTAAAGACCATTGATGTGCCAAGCCAGGAAGCTGTCTCAAAGGATAATGTGAGCCTGAAGGTGAATGCCGTGCTGTATTATAGGGTGGGGGACGCGAAGAAGGCAGTGATTGAGGTAGAGCAGTTCAACTATGCGGTTTCACAGCTTTCCCAGACGACAATGAGGAACATCATCGGGGAGTTTGAGCTGGACGAGATTCTTCAGAAGAGGGAAGAGATCTCAAAGAAGATCCAGAGCATTGTTGATAAGGACACAGATCCGTGGGGGATTGTTGTCACGAAGATCGAGCTCAAGGACATCGAGCTGCCAGATACGATGAAGAGGGCTATGGCCCGCCAGGCAGAATCCGAGAGGGACAGGAGGGCTCGTGTTATCCTTGCAGCAGGGGAGAAGCAGGCGTCAACTTTGCTTTTTGAAGCAGGGAAAGTCATCGGGAAAGAGCCCGCAGCCCTGCAATTGAGGCTCTTCCAGACGCTGTCTGACATCGCTGTTGAGAAGAACAGCACCATTATCGTCCCTTTCCCCAGCGAGCTGATGGATCTCATAACCAAGAAGAGCAAATAG
- a CDS encoding 30S ribosomal protein S6e yields the protein MAAFKMTIGDPKTGKTVQKEVKDQEAESLIGKKITDTFEGDGVGLAGYSFEITGGSDDSGVPMRRDVQGTARKKILVVSGVGARKRGKGIRQRKMVAGNTVHAKTAQINLKVLKMGKEDIFAGAKEAKKAVKEAKPEAKEAKQPAPKPEAKEDTRPEPKHQAKLAKEEKAS from the coding sequence ATGGCAGCATTCAAGATGACCATTGGCGATCCCAAGACGGGAAAGACGGTTCAGAAGGAAGTTAAGGATCAGGAGGCGGAAAGCTTGATCGGGAAGAAGATAACAGATACGTTCGAAGGAGACGGCGTCGGATTAGCCGGATATTCTTTTGAGATTACCGGAGGCTCGGATGACTCTGGAGTTCCCATGAGGAGAGATGTTCAGGGAACAGCAAGGAAGAAGATACTGGTCGTAAGCGGCGTTGGAGCCAGGAAGAGAGGAAAGGGAATCCGGCAGAGGAAGATGGTTGCAGGCAACACGGTTCATGCAAAGACGGCGCAGATCAACCTGAAGGTCCTTAAGATGGGCAAGGAAGACATTTTCGCTGGAGCCAAGGAGGCAAAGAAGGCAGTGAAGGAAGCCAAGCCCGAGGCAAAGGAAGCAAAACAACCTGCGCCAAAGCCCGAGGCAAAGGAAGATACGCGCCCTGAGCCAAAGCATCAGGCAAAGCTAGCAAAGGAGGAAAAGGCCTCTTAG
- a CDS encoding translation initiation factor IF-2 subunit gamma, producing MSKKKEGQPEINIGLFGHVDHGKTTLLQRLSGKWADTHSEEIKRGITIRLGYAYIEIRKCPKCSTYTVKEECPECNEKAEPVRKISFVDAPGHESLMATMLAGSAIIDAALLLVAANEDCPQPQTREHLMALEILGIKDIIIIQNKIDLVDEKTSLKNYNEIRSLLKDTAYADAPIIPVSAQFGVNIDLLLEEIEGRFRTPKREAGKDPLFLVARSFDVNKPGTEIAKLQGGVVGGTVIRGKLKIGDEIEIRPGRLVEEKNQKVWKPILSKIVEIQSGGVSLKEVVPGGSAALQTSLDPFLVKSDSLVGGIVGHVKKLPPVWEELHLAPKLLKRVVGAKEDLAVEELKMNEVLMLNVNSAATVGTITKVGKDIVEAVLKLPVCAEKGSRVAISRRIGNRFRLIGYGVIQ from the coding sequence ATGTCAAAGAAAAAGGAAGGCCAGCCGGAGATTAACATTGGCTTGTTCGGCCATGTTGATCATGGTAAGACAACACTTCTTCAGCGCCTGAGTGGCAAATGGGCTGATACGCATTCTGAAGAGATTAAGAGGGGCATCACGATTCGCCTCGGCTATGCCTATATCGAGATACGGAAATGCCCGAAATGCAGCACCTATACTGTAAAGGAGGAATGCCCTGAATGCAACGAGAAGGCCGAGCCAGTGAGGAAGATAAGCTTTGTTGACGCTCCCGGGCATGAAAGCTTAATGGCAACGATGCTTGCAGGCTCTGCAATCATCGATGCAGCATTGCTCCTTGTGGCAGCCAACGAGGACTGCCCCCAGCCGCAGACGCGGGAGCATTTAATGGCTTTGGAGATCCTCGGCATCAAAGATATCATCATTATCCAGAATAAGATTGACCTGGTGGATGAAAAAACCAGCCTCAAGAACTACAATGAGATCAGGAGCCTGCTCAAGGATACTGCCTACGCTGATGCCCCCATCATCCCTGTGAGCGCGCAGTTTGGGGTGAACATCGACCTGCTGCTTGAGGAGATAGAGGGCAGGTTCAGGACTCCAAAGAGAGAGGCAGGCAAAGATCCCCTCTTCTTGGTCGCACGGAGTTTTGACGTTAACAAGCCAGGCACAGAGATCGCAAAGCTTCAGGGAGGCGTTGTTGGAGGCACGGTGATTCGTGGAAAGCTCAAGATAGGCGATGAGATTGAGATCAGGCCTGGAAGGCTTGTTGAGGAGAAGAACCAGAAGGTGTGGAAGCCAATTCTCTCAAAGATCGTGGAAATTCAGAGCGGAGGAGTTTCCTTAAAAGAGGTTGTGCCCGGAGGATCAGCTGCCCTGCAGACCTCCCTTGACCCGTTTCTGGTGAAGTCTGACTCTCTTGTGGGGGGCATTGTCGGCCATGTGAAGAAACTCCCTCCGGTCTGGGAGGAACTTCATTTGGCTCCGAAGCTGCTCAAACGTGTTGTTGGTGCAAAGGAGGACCTTGCCGTTGAGGAGCTGAAGATGAACGAGGTATTGATGCTCAACGTGAATTCTGCGGCAACTGTCGGAACCATCACAAAGGTAGGAAAGGACATTGTTGAGGCTGTCCTGAAGCTTCCGGTCTGCGCCGAGAAGGGCAGCAGGGTGGCGATCTCAAGAAGGATAGGGAACAGGTTCAGGCTGATTGGATATGGGGTTATACAATAG
- the tpiA gene encoding triose-phosphate isomerase yields the protein MKYIVANWKMHKTQKQSLAFVKQILPRIKTKRTIVLCPPYTDICPIAPLLKKTNIRLGAQDVFYETRGAFTGEISPLMLKELNVKYVLIGHSERRSILHENNRLINQKLRACLKHSLTPILCIGETGLQRRLGQASHVLRNQLLTALKGTHKLKNIIIAYEPLWAIGSHTPDTPENAEKTNEFIRSVLAKSSSAATAKKIPILYGGSVTPRNAPSFLKKAAIDGLLVGHESLLPGHFVKIANCAP from the coding sequence ATGAAGTACATTGTCGCCAACTGGAAGATGCACAAGACCCAGAAGCAGTCTTTGGCATTCGTAAAGCAAATCCTTCCAAGAATAAAAACAAAGCGTACCATCGTCCTCTGCCCTCCGTACACAGACATCTGCCCAATCGCCCCTCTTCTCAAAAAAACCAACATACGTTTAGGAGCCCAAGATGTCTTCTACGAAACAAGAGGAGCGTTTACAGGAGAGATCTCTCCCTTGATGCTGAAAGAACTTAATGTAAAGTACGTGCTCATCGGCCATTCAGAGAGGCGCTCTATCCTCCATGAGAATAACCGCCTCATTAATCAAAAGCTTAGGGCCTGCCTGAAGCACAGCCTCACTCCTATCCTCTGCATCGGTGAGACAGGCCTGCAGAGAAGATTAGGCCAGGCCTCGCATGTCTTGAGGAATCAGCTCCTCACAGCATTAAAAGGAACCCACAAGCTAAAAAACATCATCATCGCCTATGAGCCGTTATGGGCTATAGGCTCACATACGCCAGACACCCCTGAAAACGCAGAAAAGACCAACGAATTCATCCGCTCTGTTCTGGCAAAATCAAGCTCAGCAGCCACAGCAAAAAAGATACCAATCCTCTACGGAGGAAGCGTCACTCCAAGAAACGCCCCTTCCTTTCTCAAAAAAGCAGCAATCGACGGATTATTGGTAGGGCACGAATCCCTGCTTCCAGGCCATTTCGTGAAGATTGCGAACTGTGCTCCCTAA
- the metG gene encoding methionine--tRNA ligase has protein sequence MLKQKILVTAALPYINNVPHMGHIVGSHLPADIFYRYCRAKGYDAIFVGGSDEHGTPSAVAAKELGLHPQQLVDKLHNIHKKVYERLNIDYTNYSRTSNLSHHKTVQDFFNVINENGYVSKGSMRMYFCENDNMFLPDRFVVGTCPKCGYESANADQCESCASVLAPDELVDPHCKSCEATPIMKESEHLYIRLDRLAESLDKWIEGNKGTWRSQVYGEAKKWIREGLRERSITRDLEWGVKVPSEALENKVFYVWFDAPIGYMTFTREIGEDVFDEYWRDPESKIFHFLGKDNIPFHTVFWPGMLIAHGGFNLPLNVVGSNYLNFEGQKFSKSKGVGVFCYNLLDSDIDIDVLRSYLTTVIPETKESDFKWGEFRTITNNELIGKLGNLFNRTLNMIWKNFGGQLNYSTLSDLNGIDNHLIEAIKTEPLSIGDLFFGVEFREAYRRIMQYASEGNVYLHKTAPWNLIKEGREEEAKKSLYLALSLCRSLAIVSSPILPESMQRLWTDQLNLRGSLSTPGIWDEATQISIPSDHTINKPEPLYARIDDKRLEELEKHLSKPHSLEELVK, from the coding sequence ATGTTAAAACAAAAAATCCTAGTTACAGCTGCGCTTCCGTATATTAATAATGTTCCTCATATGGGGCATATTGTTGGATCTCATCTGCCAGCAGATATATTTTATCGATATTGCAGAGCAAAGGGCTATGATGCTATTTTTGTGGGTGGTTCAGATGAACACGGAACCCCATCTGCTGTGGCAGCAAAAGAACTGGGGTTGCATCCTCAACAATTAGTAGATAAACTTCATAATATTCATAAAAAAGTTTATGAAAGACTAAATATTGATTATACAAATTATTCTAGAACCTCAAATTTATCACATCACAAAACCGTACAGGATTTTTTTAATGTCATTAATGAAAACGGATACGTTAGTAAAGGAAGTATGAGAATGTATTTTTGTGAAAATGATAATATGTTTCTTCCAGATAGGTTTGTTGTTGGAACATGCCCAAAATGTGGTTACGAATCTGCTAATGCCGATCAATGTGAGAGCTGTGCATCAGTTTTGGCTCCAGACGAATTAGTTGATCCACATTGTAAAAGTTGTGAAGCAACACCTATAATGAAGGAATCAGAACATTTGTATATTCGTTTAGATCGGTTGGCAGAAAGTCTAGATAAGTGGATAGAAGGAAATAAAGGGACTTGGAGATCTCAAGTTTATGGAGAAGCCAAAAAATGGATTAGAGAAGGATTGAGAGAACGATCAATAACTAGAGATTTAGAATGGGGTGTGAAAGTTCCATCGGAAGCGTTGGAGAATAAAGTGTTTTATGTTTGGTTTGATGCACCAATAGGTTATATGACTTTCACGAGAGAGATTGGTGAAGACGTTTTCGATGAATATTGGAGAGATCCAGAATCAAAAATATTTCACTTTTTAGGAAAGGACAATATACCATTTCATACTGTTTTTTGGCCTGGTATGCTAATAGCGCATGGTGGATTTAATTTGCCATTAAATGTAGTAGGTTCTAATTATCTAAATTTTGAAGGACAAAAATTTTCTAAAAGCAAGGGGGTCGGCGTATTTTGTTATAATCTGTTGGACTCAGATATAGATATAGATGTTCTCCGTTCTTATTTGACAACGGTAATCCCAGAAACAAAAGAATCTGACTTCAAGTGGGGGGAGTTTAGAACTATCACTAATAATGAACTTATTGGTAAGTTAGGCAATCTCTTTAATAGAACCCTGAATATGATTTGGAAGAATTTCGGAGGACAACTAAATTACAGTACGTTATCAGACCTAAATGGTATTGACAATCATTTGATAGAAGCGATAAAGACAGAACCATTATCTATAGGCGACCTCTTCTTTGGAGTGGAGTTTAGAGAAGCCTATAGAAGGATTATGCAATATGCTTCAGAAGGGAATGTTTATCTCCACAAAACCGCGCCATGGAATTTAATAAAAGAAGGCAGGGAAGAAGAGGCAAAGAAATCTCTTTATCTCGCTCTAAGCTTATGTAGATCTTTAGCTATTGTTTCAAGCCCCATATTGCCTGAAAGTATGCAGAGATTATGGACTGATCAGTTAAATCTTCGCGGTTCTTTGTCAACTCCAGGAATTTGGGATGAAGCTACTCAAATAAGTATTCCATCTGACCACACAATAAACAAACCAGAACCATTATATGCTAGAATAGACGATAAGAGATTGGAAGAACTAGAAAAACATCTATCAAAACCCCACTCACTGGAAGAACTAGTTAAGTAA
- a CDS encoding pyridoxal-dependent decarboxylase: protein MNKNEIYERIKQYFPLQFTENHISEYLVRCLRAVAQKIDSDDLARLNGSAGKSEFKGLVEKYSSVPKVGEPAEEVLESIVNDLFSRVPRWRSPELQYNVGTAVNSVALAAYVLALEENIYAINDGLAGNSLVAEEAVSSILARDLAGVEKKARGFFTFGGTATNLYAKKLGIKKAVPGSSRKGNTEGIKAMVTRDCHFSHDVSIDWLGIGKDNTIIIEPGSDRRSNLDDAERKIREALDSGGILTSIAVNGGTTYNHIVDGINGFVELRDRIVQEYSLSYTPHVHVDSVIGWSWLFFRGYDFENNPLDINQRALNMIREQYGRISHINMADSWGVDFHKGIGACPVDCSVFMVNDERDLRYISKKGEIDIHHLAEEFSFTSPVDFTLETSRSAGPALSALASLRLLGLNGYRRNLANLIEQTVVMRDSLREHKDMYICHEEASLGFVTMLRFYPPELMRDPRLCIELSDPSLDTKNISEQVNKYMKEFFTWDESTRMRAGRGVEYSISSGYITLSNGAKITGVKLYPVSPHFNEQYARKAVETIVSQKKIFDQQVKGK, encoded by the coding sequence ATGAATAAAAATGAAATATACGAGAGAATTAAGCAATACTTCCCGCTTCAATTTACTGAGAACCACATTTCTGAATACTTAGTACGATGTCTTAGGGCCGTTGCTCAAAAGATAGATTCCGATGATTTGGCAAGGTTGAATGGTTCTGCTGGTAAATCTGAATTCAAAGGTTTAGTTGAAAAATATTCATCAGTCCCAAAGGTTGGAGAGCCTGCAGAAGAGGTCTTAGAAAGCATTGTTAATGATTTGTTCTCACGTGTTCCAAGATGGCGGAGTCCGGAACTACAGTATAATGTCGGAACTGCCGTAAATTCGGTTGCTTTAGCGGCTTATGTCTTAGCATTAGAGGAGAATATCTATGCGATAAATGATGGCCTAGCAGGAAACTCTCTTGTAGCAGAAGAAGCTGTTTCTAGCATATTAGCCAGAGATCTTGCGGGTGTTGAAAAAAAAGCAAGAGGCTTCTTTACATTTGGAGGGACTGCTACAAACTTATATGCTAAAAAATTGGGCATAAAGAAAGCCGTCCCAGGATCCTCAAGGAAAGGCAATACTGAAGGAATTAAGGCAATGGTCACAAGAGACTGCCACTTTTCTCATGACGTTTCTATTGATTGGCTAGGCATTGGCAAAGATAACACAATAATAATTGAGCCAGGAAGTGACAGAAGAAGTAATCTGGATGATGCCGAAAGAAAAATAAGAGAGGCGCTTGATTCTGGTGGAATACTAACTTCCATAGCAGTTAATGGGGGTACGACATACAATCACATTGTTGATGGTATAAACGGATTTGTCGAACTTAGGGATAGGATTGTCCAAGAATATTCTTTAAGTTACACTCCTCACGTCCATGTTGACTCTGTAATCGGATGGTCATGGCTATTTTTTAGAGGATATGACTTTGAAAATAATCCGTTAGATATTAATCAAAGAGCTTTAAACATGATTAGAGAACAGTATGGACGAATTTCTCACATTAATATGGCAGATTCATGGGGTGTTGATTTTCATAAAGGCATCGGTGCCTGCCCAGTAGATTGCAGCGTTTTCATGGTTAATGATGAACGGGATTTGAGATATATCTCAAAGAAGGGAGAAATTGACATTCATCATCTAGCTGAAGAATTTAGTTTCACAAGCCCAGTAGATTTTACGTTAGAAACTTCTCGATCAGCAGGTCCTGCTTTATCAGCACTAGCCTCTCTTCGTCTTTTGGGATTAAACGGTTACAGAAGAAATCTTGCTAACTTGATAGAGCAGACCGTAGTCATGAGAGACTCGTTGCGTGAACACAAAGACATGTACATTTGTCACGAAGAAGCCTCCTTAGGTTTTGTGACAATGCTTCGGTTTTATCCTCCCGAACTTATGCGAGACCCGAGATTATGTATTGAACTCTCCGACCCATCTTTGGATACAAAAAACATCAGCGAACAAGTTAACAAATATATGAAGGAATTTTTCACATGGGACGAATCTACGAGAATGAGGGCGGGACGCGGTGTGGAGTATTCTATCAGTTCCGGTTATATTACTTTATCAAATGGTGCAAAAATAACTGGTGTAAAATTGTATCCTGTATCACCTCATTTTAATGAGCAATATGCAAGGAAGGCTGTTGAAACAATTGTATCGCAGAAGAAAATATTTGATCAACAAGTTAAGGGAAAATGA
- a CDS encoding glycosyltransferase family A protein, with product MSLTIIISALNEEQNIEAVLSKLENQVDEKGNVLDKDKYNVLVVDNGSSDDTAKLVRRFSEQSELHIGMTYEPVQNIITARRAGVRELQANKFYANTRFLAFCDADVSVPGEWISSMMTGFKDRGTGILSYNGSFPHSFWEKVPRLVEKYVLEVGTLFFPMETITYYEVHKRDVKFTRQIYSDFVRPPSGGFYAIRLDHYNSVNGYEREFTDDGKEVDGPTWRLYIKLMGAGANLKFIPDIEMINSERRLLGAPEKFFRVQEYDQLSDLRQDLRERSDSQYSFVDNLASSIDFTPVQRYVTQYYLLFPCVNRPELIGLNETYFGSLKRAVETDILQWRSKNNRARGQDVFRFCDELTDKYSDKLWHEIPTGREEAQPPKSRK from the coding sequence ATGTCATTAACAATAATCATCTCGGCGCTTAATGAAGAACAAAATATTGAAGCTGTTTTAAGTAAGCTAGAGAATCAAGTTGATGAAAAAGGGAATGTGTTAGACAAAGATAAGTATAATGTACTTGTAGTTGATAATGGAAGCAGTGATGATACGGCAAAATTAGTCAGGAGATTTAGTGAGCAGAGCGAATTGCACATTGGAATGACGTATGAACCAGTTCAAAACATAATCACTGCAAGAAGAGCTGGTGTTCGAGAATTGCAAGCAAATAAATTTTATGCCAACACTAGATTTCTAGCTTTTTGTGACGCTGATGTTTCTGTCCCTGGCGAATGGATTAGTTCAATGATGACAGGATTTAAAGATAGAGGCACTGGAATTTTATCATACAACGGCTCGTTTCCACACAGTTTTTGGGAAAAAGTACCCAGACTTGTTGAAAAATACGTCTTGGAGGTAGGAACTTTATTCTTTCCAATGGAGACCATAACCTATTATGAGGTGCATAAAAGAGATGTTAAGTTTACTAGACAGATATACTCTGATTTTGTAAGACCGCCAAGCGGTGGTTTTTATGCCATTAGATTAGATCATTATAATTCTGTTAATGGTTATGAGAGAGAGTTTACTGATGATGGTAAAGAGGTTGATGGGCCAACATGGAGACTATACATCAAACTGATGGGCGCAGGAGCTAATCTTAAATTTATTCCTGATATTGAAATGATTAATAGTGAAAGAAGGTTATTAGGAGCCCCCGAGAAATTCTTCAGAGTCCAGGAATACGATCAACTAAGTGATCTTAGGCAGGATCTGCGAGAAAGAAGTGACAGCCAGTACAGTTTTGTTGATAATTTAGCGAGTTCTATTGACTTTACCCCTGTACAAAGATATGTGACTCAATATTACTTGTTATTTCCATGCGTTAATAGACCAGAACTTATAGGATTGAATGAAACGTATTTTGGCTCATTAAAAAGAGCTGTAGAAACAGATATTCTTCAGTGGAGATCAAAGAATAACCGTGCAAGAGGACAGGATGTTTTTAGATTTTGTGATGAGTTAACTGACAAATACTCTGATAAATTATGGCATGAAATACCAACTGGGAGGGAAGAAGCTCAGCCACCAAAATCCAGAAAATGA